In a genomic window of Nocardiopsis mwathae:
- the sufB gene encoding Fe-S cluster assembly protein SufB, whose translation MTSIAHPELEGLGNYEYGWADRDEAGASARRGLNEDVVRDISAKKDEPEWMLKRRLKSLKLFDKKPMPSWGADLSKIDFDNIKYFVRSTEQQATSWEDLPEDIKNTYDKLGIPEAEKQRLVAGVAAQYESEVVYHQIREDLEEQGVIFLDTDTALKEHPELFEEYFGTVIPSGDNKFAALNTAVWSGGSFIYVPKNVQVEIPLQAYFRINTENMGQFERTLIIVDEGAYVHYVEGCTAPIYKSDSLHSAVVEIIVKKNARCRYTTIQNWSNNVFNLVTKRAVAYEGATMEWIDGNIGSQVTMKYPAVYLMGEHAKGETLSIAFAGEGQHQDTGSKMVHCAPNTSSTIVSKSVARGGGRASYRGLVQVQEGAERARSTVKCDALLIDTISRSDTYPYNDIREDDTELGHEATVSKVSEDQLFYLMSRGLDEDEAMAMIVRGFVEPIARELPMEYALELNRLIELQMEGAVG comes from the coding sequence ATGACGTCTATCGCGCACCCCGAGCTCGAAGGGCTCGGAAACTACGAGTACGGCTGGGCCGACCGTGACGAGGCCGGAGCCTCTGCTCGGCGCGGTCTGAACGAAGATGTCGTCCGCGACATTTCGGCCAAGAAGGACGAGCCGGAATGGATGCTGAAGCGTCGGCTCAAGTCGCTCAAGCTCTTCGACAAGAAGCCGATGCCCTCCTGGGGTGCCGACCTGTCGAAGATCGACTTCGACAACATCAAGTACTTCGTCCGCTCCACGGAGCAGCAGGCCACCTCCTGGGAGGACCTGCCCGAGGACATCAAGAACACCTATGACAAGCTCGGCATCCCCGAGGCAGAGAAGCAGCGCCTGGTCGCCGGCGTCGCCGCGCAGTACGAGTCCGAGGTCGTCTACCACCAGATCCGCGAGGACCTGGAGGAGCAGGGCGTCATCTTCCTCGACACCGACACGGCCCTCAAGGAGCACCCCGAGCTCTTCGAGGAGTACTTCGGCACCGTCATCCCGTCCGGCGACAACAAGTTCGCCGCGCTGAACACCGCGGTGTGGAGCGGCGGCTCCTTCATCTACGTGCCCAAGAACGTGCAGGTCGAGATCCCGCTGCAGGCCTACTTCCGGATCAACACCGAGAACATGGGCCAGTTCGAGCGGACCCTGATCATCGTCGACGAGGGCGCCTACGTCCACTACGTCGAGGGCTGCACCGCGCCGATCTACAAGTCGGACTCGCTGCACTCCGCCGTCGTCGAGATCATCGTCAAGAAGAACGCGCGCTGCCGCTACACGACCATCCAGAACTGGTCGAACAACGTCTTCAACCTGGTCACGAAGCGTGCCGTCGCCTACGAGGGCGCCACCATGGAGTGGATCGACGGCAACATCGGCTCCCAGGTGACCATGAAGTACCCGGCCGTCTACCTGATGGGCGAGCACGCCAAGGGCGAGACCCTGTCGATCGCGTTCGCGGGCGAGGGCCAGCACCAGGACACCGGCTCCAAGATGGTGCACTGCGCGCCGAACACCTCCTCGACCATCGTCTCCAAGTCGGTGGCCCGCGGTGGCGGCCGCGCCTCCTACCGCGGCCTGGTCCAGGTGCAGGAGGGCGCCGAGCGCGCCCGGTCCACCGTCAAGTGCGACGCGCTGCTGATCGACACCATCAGCCGCTCCGACACCTACCCCTACAACGACATCCGCGAGGACGACACCGAACTCGGCCACGAGGCGACCGTCTCCAAGGTCAGCGAGGACCAGCTCTTCTACCTGATGAGCCGGGGCCTGGACGAGGACGAGGCCATGGCGATGATCGTGCGCGGGTTCGTCGAGCCCATCGCGCGCGAGCTGCCCATGGAGTACGCGCTGGAACTGAACCGGCTGATCGAGCTGCAGATGGAAGGAGCGGTTGGTTAA